TTAAATGCCTTCGCAACAAGTGGTAGAACGTTGCTCACCGCTCTATATGACTTGGCAATGGGACAATTTCCACTTTTCAGCCATTCCTCACCCGTTGCCTCGTGGTTCGACTCTCCTTTctgaaaatttaaataaaaccaaGTAAGATCCCCATTGAGACCCATTGAGCCACTATCTTAAACATGACATCATTAATCAAGTATCATGAGGCATTTGGATTtctattaaaaaagaaattaggTATATGTAACAATCACATCAGGTAATCAGCTGTAATATAGTGGGCTGAAGAAAATAACAATCGAATGAACTTCTGatgtttaaagttataataatatgatgtatgacaagaggtgatcGTTCAAGGAACCAATAAAAACACGTTTTGTGACATGCGAGTAAAAGTGTCTCAAATTAGGTTGCTAAAACCAGTAAATCAGTAAATTTGGTCACCCTCACAGAATCAGCTTTGTTGCAGTTAGTATGAAACTAACTATTAGACCATACACAATGAGATGACTAAAAGTATAATATGGTACAGAACTTTGACAGCTGATTATCACGACTGGTCGACCGCAGAAAATCAATTACAAAACGCAAGTCCAAAGGCCTCCTTCAGTACCCTTGGTGGTATTATTTATCCATATCTAATGTATCTCACCCATTTTTCCCACAGTTCTAGATCATTATTATGGGAAAAGACACTAATGTAAATATGTGATAGTGTTAGCAGCTATCATACCTGAGAAGAGTCTTTCTTTGACGATTTGTGCTTTTTTTGTTGATTCTTAAACATCTCATTGAATGCATCGAAACCGAAGGCCCCACCCAAACCTGACAGACTGATAGTGGCAGCCTTTGCTGCTAAAGGATTAAACTGCTGGGACACAGCCTCAGCCTTAACTTTTTGAGAAAATTGTAACGATCCCTCAGAAAGCGGGACAACGCCATTCTGTCCATGGAAGAGCCTAAACGCCGTATCAAAATTGGGACCGTCCTCGAATATAGGACCTTTGGTTCCTCGAGCCTGATAAAGTGGTGACAACATTAGTTCGTTTCCTAGATAATTGTTCATTTAGGATTGACAAGGGAAATAAGACACTTACGGGTAATGGGATAGCCATGGACGGAGAAAAGGAGAAGTTAGTCGGCTCATTAATGTTACGCAAAAATGGGCATCGTACAATATCATGCTGTGATGGTGAAGATTCCTCAGCCATACTTCTACACAAAAAATTCATTTCTTGACAGCAGGATGGACTGCACATACAAGACAATAACAAATTAGCAATTTGACATCAGCACAAGTAATTCACCAGCCGCAAAAAACAGAAATTAACAACGAGATTAACTAGGTTTCATATGTAAACGTCCTAACAATCAGATGGCACTAAGAACGTAGGCATTTAGGACTGCATAACCAAATAGGTTAATCTTATTGGTAAGTTATATAGTGCATTGGGAGATGATATTGTTTAGCATAAAAAACATACTTATTTAAATCAATGAGAGTGTGATACCAAATAACAGTTACTCCATTACCTTTCACTATGTGGGCATAAGCCAGTTATACATCAACGTTTTCTAtacaatatatcaataaaatacaCAACTATATGAACATGTATACACACTTGTCCTGTTTTGCTAATGTACCAAACCATGGAATAATCCATTGAACATATCGAACTATCGATTTATTGGTACCGTATGTATGTGACCTTTTATAATATGTAAATTCCTAAATTGCAACTTATATGACCTTCATGTCAGCAAAAATACTTGTACCTGATACGGAGGTAACCAAATACGCCcaataacaataaaatgaaAGTTTAATGCATACACTAGGAAGACGCAACAACTTCAATACAATTCCGTCATCTTATCTCCATTAAATcacaaatttaatcaaaaacgcTTGTACACGCACACGCACACACGTTATGTGCAAAATCATGTGTCTCTTTCATGTCGACAAATTCGATCAAAAAGCTCTTACTAGACcgaaaaaaagtttaaatttttacaaaGATAAACAACTTTTTTGTCCCTAAATCAAAGATCAACATCATGACATCATGAATTTttacatgataaaaaaaaactacttctCAATTTTTCCATCTGAAAACTAAAGTCAACACCATCAAGTCATATATTCACATccaaaaaatatgtataaaatcaaCATTTAAAGTGTAATTCAttaatacatacacatatacatatatatatatatatatatatctgtatctatacattacacacacacacacacaaatattctttttctttactttgtaATAAAAAACACTAAATAAGGGAATTCAGGAGAAATAAAATTAGAGATCCAGATACAAAAACATGcaattaaacctaaattaaatccaaaattGAATGAAAAACTGAAAGCCAAACAATGAAAATTGAAGTAATCAATTATAtaacaaagtaaaataaaataaataaaaataagaagaatAATACCTTAGAAATTGACGATGCGGAAGAATAaggagattattattattattatgtaaatatatataaatataaattatatatagatggaTACAGATGAAGAAACAATCAAAGGGAAGGGAAGAGTAGGTGGACCAAATGCaaaatcaatgaaaatgaatataataattttaagagGTGTGGGTAATATGTTTTCCACACTCCTTTATTTAGTCGAACGACGTCGTGTTGTCCACACGCTATAATAATAAGAAGGCCTTAGCTAGCCATATTTGACAAAATGGAAAATATTATGTGATGTGAAAATATCAATTTTGGTGGGTATTTGATTTGGTGGATCTACCACATTTTACTTTCATGTTGTGgtgatggatggatggatggatagGATAGGTTTGCGTACTACatctataaaattaaaaggGAAATATGGATGTAGTGAActataataaaatgtttattttatatatttgatctAATCGgaggtctatgttatgtaacgaacttaccaaaactgtctaagtgatgcatgttatCGGGTAATCTACAGGTAGCCGGTTACCATCCAAAGGGATAATCACCTGtgaatgtagtgaactatgacaaaatgtctatgttatgtattgatctaatcggagGTCTATGTTATATAAtcaacttaccaaaactgtctaagtgatacatgttatttattgtttccaACTCCTCCAGAGTATTTAAGAACTGGTATTTTCTTGTTtcaatttagttatttattaatatcccgaaaagagaaatgatgaaTTCTAAGGTTAAGGGGATTTGATCTTTCGGTTTTAGGCTTGTAATGCGTTCTTCtaagtttgttgttttgttgcttTAACTAAAATCTAGCAATTAGTTATTCTTTCTCATTTCAATTATAAGTTATGCTTCAAGAAGCCATGTAAGAATACGTCCCCTAGTCTctcattgtttgtttgtttgggttgtatatatatatgtactcttagatttgtgtgtgtcaatgtgtatatgtttaagaatatatgtaatgatTGGTTTCAGGTTCTTGACCTTATAAGGAATCGTAATCTTCAAatgcgattttaatttttgagactttgatttttttggtaTAAGATTGTGTTAGGGTTGATCGGAAAAATGGGGAGGTAGGTTGCGGccaaaagatatgaatttgtttaaagtttttatataattacagaacttatatacatatatgtttccataacttatatttatttatatatgttaaataaataaataaattattaagattaaaaaataaaaggaaaaaaattgatGACCAGCATTAGCCGGTAACATGCATCCCTtcgacagttttggtaagttcattacataacatagaccccccGATTAGattaatacataacatagatattttgtcatagttcactaaatccacaggtcattatcccttaaaaaaaattgatggtAACCGGCTACTTGTAGATTACCCGGTAgcatgcatcacttagacagttttggtaagttcgttacataacatagacccctgattagatcaatacataacatagacattttgtcatagttcactacatccaCAAGTCATTATCCCAAACTAAAATATAGCTggttatatatgtgtttttaactttttattgagtttaaatatataatatttttttcttttttttttaaatctcaattAAAGATTTGAGCTAcctaaattacttttttttttattaattaatttaaacatctttacctaatatacctataatatccttaaatatcaaccactcatttttctctcttttatcaaattttaaccactcatttttttctctctcctccacaaatcattttaatcctctaattcatttaaaatcctttatctcaaaaaccgtatatcgataagttataaaaattgtatgggtactcttaaaatttcatgttctttaattagagatgtcattcgctATATACTTtggacgaatttttaaatccgaggcggAGCCagtacggctaaagcatttggctatcatactctatgacttgacctatcacccacaCCATCTCACCGTTGCAATGCACGGGCAATATCTCTCGTATCTTTATATAAGAAACGGGGTGTAGGTTTTAGTGGTTAggtattttaatattttctcaaaaatgtTTTAGATTCTATTATATTATGGATTGAATTAAAAAAGAAGGATTGATTTTACGTCTTTAAACTCGAGTATTCATgtcatttctttttcttctgatCATTGTTAAGGAAGGTTGTGGCGTTCGGATGCTCAAGTTTATAGGGTTTCGATGGCGGATGATTTAAACGCAAGGATTGTGATTAAAAAGATGTCATCAATTAAGTTAAATCTAACTAGtttttctcaacaaaaaaaaatgattaataattgAAACTAAAAAGCAtcacaaaagaagaaaaatacattttgaaaagttttctagGATACTACTAAAAACTCAAATAACTAAAGTAAGTACAGTATCCTAATTTTGAATTAACTCAATAAGATGATATTACTAATTCAAATTTCCCATTATATAGAGTAGACCAAGTTAATGATCACAACATAAAATTGAATCGGATATAGATACTTTAAGGCGTGTTTGGTTCTTGAAATCTtattcttacttttttttttttttttttaaattttgcatTCATTATActgtatttgtatttatatttatatagtaacGGTTGGTGAACAATCATAAGAGCACGCCCAATGGGTGAACCCAATACTAACCAATACATTGCCACATCAGAAAAGCCTATTTCCAATACATTTCCTAGATTCACACTCAATACCCAATACATCCAATACATTCCAATACACTCAACattaattttacacttttaattaatatttaattttcacactctaaataatcataataataatgataagggtagtaataatatttatatatatatatatatatatatataagggcaatagtaatatttatatgaaactaTAAGGACTAAATTGAAAATAACAGTAGTAAGAGTCATCCTCTTCCTCCCCATCACCTGAAATACATACAGCCGCCGAAAAAAGCAAAAACATTCCCCTTCTTCACTATGATATAtaaacaacacacacacacaccatatatatacatatattggagaaggaaataaaaaaaaaaagaaaaagaaaaaaagatgctCGAATACGTCCGTGGTGGCTACCACGATTCGCTTGAATACGCCGGGAATACGCTCGAATACGGCCCacacccaatggtgtggacCGTATTGGTTACTGGAATACGGAGCAATACTACATACATAAGGGGTGCTCTAAGAGTTTCAAATGAACTTTGCATTTTttgtttggactttggagtAACATACCCATACATATCATTTAATAACACCAATAAAgttgataaatataattatagagAAAATAAGTTCATCTTAGAAGTTAGAACAAAAACTAATGAACAATCTGGAAATGAAATTTTCGTCATAGAATTATACAACTCAATTGTAGTGTCGTTTTGGTCTCTAAAGCTTATAACTTCATTACAACAAAGTGATCTGAATCAAATcgaaatatatcattttatttattatttattattatatttgggaaatgatctgtacaccacccGATTTTGACCGTACACCACCAAAAATACTATATAATATTATACTATACAACACTCCAAAGCACATTTAGTGGTATCCGGTCAAAAAcaggtggtgtacagatcatcTCTCATTATATTTTCTAGTTTCTTTTCATGGTAATCAATGCATATTATCTATCTAAttatattttcggtttatctcaaacacacaaaaaaattatttttaatttgattcaaTTTGGTTTTCAATTAATAGAAAAAATCTAAATTGCTAAACACACCTAAATAAATCGATATTTTTGACAGTTAAATAATGAAGTCATCAGTGACACAATATTTACTAAGATTTTGGATGAAAAGGTCCAAAGAGTTTGCCCAAGTGCTTGAATGATGATACTATCAATGAAGTTCGGAGCATTGtataaaaatgacacatgtTTAGTATGTTTGGCCAGTATTTTATTCGTGAGCAAACCAACCGACCCTACACCTATCTCCAACACCCCACaaagatatatgatatatggAGTATTTAAGAAGAAAAGCTTtttctaaatattatatttaaaatatcacATGAATCACTCATTTTAACACAAGATAATAATTCATATCAGAAAAagattatattgatatatacatagttttgaaaagtttttagTTTACGATATGAACTTAAAAAGcatatgaaaattttaagaaaaaggtCCACTTGATATGTTAAAAGCGTTATGTTTACTAATTTACTAAGTTTTCCCATTATCATAACATCTTAGATGAGAAGGTCCTCTAAAATTTGGTAACCGCAGatcaaaaataataatggaCCTAATCTGTGATTCTGTTCTTATTacttgtattataaatataaaagtgatCATAAATATGTTACTGAATTTTAATATACTTATGATGCCAtcaaaataaagttttgagTATTTTCACATTATTCTTACTTCAATAGTAGTCTCATTAGAATTtccatatacatatttataatcaGGAAAACCTAAAGTATTTTCACACCTCCAccaaactaaaattttcatcAGAAACAGAAAAAACTTTTACAGGAGTTATTCAGAAGGGATTCATAACTCGTTGTCTTCCCAATCTTCTCTAGTACCCTATATGTATACAAGTATGAGATAACATGGAACTTGAGAGGCATTTCGGCCTTTCAAGTATGCGCTTTATATCACTCTGGTCTAAACTCACCAGATACAAAACTGTGATGGCCAGAGGATTTAAGTCTTACTTGAAACAACCGGTGTAAATAATACATGGATCACAATGAACCAACAAAAAAGACTACTATGGGTGCAGTAAACTATAATTCAAAAGCCGCACCCTGTTAACTTACTGATGCATGaatcaaaaagataaaaacagGGAATATGACATGATCCTATACATACTATGAGTCAGTCATACATGCATACATTGTGTAATATtacattttacattaataagaTTACCTTCAAAGTGGGCCATGGCAAGAACATCATGTTCTGACAAAACCCTGATTCCACCTCTCCGCTCAAATTGAAGGAACTGCGCCACTTACTTGGTTTAGTAGGTCAAATAGGCTAATTCTAGTGCTTCCTCGAAGCCCAAAAGAATGCTAGACAACATGTGTGTAGCTATGCATCATTCCTAAGAAGGGTGCTTCTGATTCTGTTTCTTTGCAGTCCGAGCTAGTGCATTGCATATCTGCTTTTTCCGTTTGGAGGCGATGGTTTTGGTGATGTTTGCTGTTTTCGTTATGTTCACGGGATTGTTAGATCCACTGCCAACTCCAATGGTTGCATTTTTTATCCAATGACCTTTTAGAGCATCttttacaaaatattttaaCCTCCATAATGTGGATTCACTCTGCACAAAATCATGCGAGATTACTTAATTAGGGTGTAACCTAACAAAGATAAAATTTCAACTCTAAAACTCAGAAATGGCAAAAAGGGGTGTATCGGATAACTGGTCAAGTTTTTTAGCTCTTTTTACGAGTCTATacttcgtccaaagtttgtcaTCTTATTTCATAAACCATTAATGCATCAAAGATAAAGTTTTCAGCCATAATTAAACTATTGTATGCAATAAAAAATAGAAGATGGCCGCCTTTTGCCCAGAATGACTTGTTCCCACCCTATTGGCCTTTTTagcttaaattattttgttttaccaTCTTGACATACACCTAGTATAGATTAAACAGAACCCAATTACATACACTGATAAATTAGCAGAAATCATTTCCACTAATTATCGTGGCTTATTTTAGCAAAAAAATGATATAAGTTAATGGATGCAAGTAGTGTTAAGGTAAATTAAGATGGTACTAGAAAATTTACATGAGCAATTTAGAAAAACTGACTACGTAGAGTGTAATACACTGTGTACTCGGGATTCTGggttttatttaattacatagatctatatctattctatactatattataaagcaaatccacttttcaactttcaacattcaatttcaacaatgtacacatgataatgcatgatataccatacatcaatgcgtacaactttctctctcctcaaaatcttttatctcaaaaaccatacatggataaattataaaaattatatgggtgttcttaaaattttatgctctttcattagagatgtcattcgatatacttttgacgaatttttaaatctgaggacgaagcccgtacggctaaggcatttggctatgacactctataacatatcacctcctatgacctatgacactctatgacatatcaccctcatcattttaccaccgcaacgcgcgggtacttgctctcgttcaTTTTAAAGTATAAGTGACATGTTTGACTCTCGTTGCAATTTTAATACCCGTTACAAAAATTATGAAAATCTCACAAACCCGAACCAATACCATCTTCATTTTTAATGTTGCaaatatttagtattttttaattttttttggtaatcATGCGTGTTTAACTCGCTTTGCAAGCAGACTAATCCCAAGAGCTAACTCCCTTTGCGAGCCCAAAGTCACAACAGGTGAGCCTCTGTGGCCACTAAGGTATCTTTTTTGAAGACACAAAGAATTGAACTTGGGGCCTCCAGAGAGTTTCACCGTTTTGGGACACATGCCCAACTAATGGACCAACCACCCTAGTGGTTAATGTTGCAATTTTCACCAGCTATCCGATAAAAAATAATGTAGTAGTTTCCATGTAATGAAGCAATACTTCGAAGGTTAAGGTAAGAAGGCTTGGTCTCTAATAAAAAAGGAAGACTAAAGTCATAAAACAACAAAGGTGGTGGCCTAGTGGTTAAGGCTTGGATCCTAAAGGTGAAAATAACTAGAGGTCCCAAGTTCGAATCCTAGGAGCAAAAAGAAAATACCCTTGTGGTCATGGACACCTGCAACGACTTCAGGCTGACCACAAAGCGGGTGTTTGTTCAGGGATTAATAGGATCGGAAAGAGAGTCAGATACCTAGGCTAACcagtaaaaaaaggaaaataatctGACCAGAGCATCGATGTCAAGATCGATCTCTACTGCTGTTGAATGAAAAGTAGGGTTATGCCGAGCTACAATATCTAGTGCCTTGCTAAGATCTTCTGGACACAACTGAGTGAGAGCTATTCCAAGGTTTCTTTTGTCTTCAATCGACAATTTCCTGAAGAGATTTATAGTTTCAGCTTCAAATGCTTGTAAAATGACAAATCAATGCATAATTGAGAACTGAACCATCTACAACTGGATTAAAAGatcatttataaaaaatcattaGCTTATAATCACATAGAAAACTAACGGCCACAACCAGCATCTTGTAAGGATTGATAATGGCTGTTTCCATTCACAAAATATTGTCATTTTACCAAAACGGAGAAAATTCTAAAATTCTAAATTTGTGAATCGTGATACATCATTTTTTGTCGAAAATAAGGTTCGGTAACAATATAATAACTTGTGCTATTAAGTTAATGACTCAACAAATGACTCTTAAAAGCTCATCTCAAATGATTCTTAGAAGCTTTCAAAAAACTCTAGACACAAATTTGATAGGATTTCTGGCACTCCTATAAGATTTGATGGTATACAGTTAAGCAGTAAATCTATCTGAGTATAGTTGTATATAAACCAACATATAAATGAGAGTAGAAGATACAATGATGGAAATAAACCTGCATTTTTTAACCACAGTTTCTCTTAATTCTTCTAACCGCATATCCGCTTCATACAGCTGACATAAAATAAATGTCAGTTCATACTCAAAGAAAAGCaacatatcataaaaaactGCAAAGCACTGAACAACAATGGGATTTGGTTGTCTTATATCTAATATcagtcatataaaaaaatagctaCAAGGGGAAGAGTCAGACGGT
The Erigeron canadensis isolate Cc75 chromosome 2, C_canadensis_v1, whole genome shotgun sequence DNA segment above includes these coding regions:
- the LOC122589108 gene encoding uncharacterized protein LOC122589108 is translated as MNFLCRSMAEESSPSQHDIVRCPFLRNINEPTNFSFSPSMAIPLPARGTKGPIFEDGPNFDTAFRLFHGQNGVVPLSEGSLQFSQKVKAEAVSQQFNPLAAKAATISLSGLGGAFGFDAFNEMFKNQQKKHKSSKKDSSQKGESNHEATGEEWLKSGNCPIAKSYRAVSNVLPLVAKAFKPPAGIKYKCPPAIVAARAAIARTAFAKNLRPQPLPAKVLAIGVLGMAANVPLGVWREHTKKFSPSWFVAVHAAVPFIGMLRKSVLMPKAAMAFTIAASILGQVIGSRAERYRMKAIAARPPMVMETLVGELNPNEVNVGGSRLAKVTSGHCGEAVEWKSAPMQVAGPSA